The Dyadobacter sandarakinus DNA window CCCGCCCGACGCTCTTCAGCCAGGGAGCGCATGGTTACCGCCGGGATCAGGAATATGAGCGTATAAGGCGCAAGCATGAAAAACGACCCAAGATCGGCATAGCCGTAGTCGAGGATATTGGAGTCAGGAAAAACCCACACGATCAGCCCGACAGCCGTAAGAAACACCACCATCACGATATACGCGATCAGGGAATTAAAGAAACCGGCTATTTCCTTCTGAAAAATTGCTAACACTGTACCCGTTCAATTTGCAAGAAAATAGTACCTCATTCGAATACGGGCTTTTCGCGGCGCATGATAGCAGCCACGATCAAAGATATAATCAAGCCCATGAAAACATACAGCAACACACCCGATACAAATACAATCCCGGGCGACATAAACCTTTGTGATACTTCCATCGTCTGGTCGATCTGAGCATCATCCAGACCTCTTTTTTCAAGGTCGCTCCGCATTTTGTCCAGCCCTTGCGTGATGAGCGTCGGATCAATAAACTGCATGTAAAACAATGTAAAAGCTGAGCTCAGCAGCCCTACAACAGCCGTCAGCAGCGTCCCTACGCCCAATCCTTCGCCATAGGACATGTAGCCTTTATTCTGCTCGCGGAAGTCTTTCATGCCTAACACAATGGCCACAATCACAAAAACCGTAGAAAGGGAAGTCAGAAGCTGGTTTTGGGAAAAACCGGTAACATTGATGATGACCGTGTAAATCATAATCACTACGGAAGCAAGCAGGCCGTATTTGAGCGCAATGCGGGCTGTTGATACTTTTTCTTCCATGTTCAGGATTTGTTTAGGTTAGCAAGCAAGACGTGAATCTAAGATTTATTCTGAAATACGCCGTAGTCCTGTTTTCTGAAAATAAGGGAGATCACCAGGATGGGTATGATCATCACGAGCAGGCGCTGGGTGATCTCATTTGATATCAGTATCGAGGGTTTGTTGTTCTTAATTGAATTGTAAAGATCCAGGTACTCTTTGTCAGTCAGGTACTTGGTATTCGTAGTCCTGCCCTCTGCAAGTACGGCCAGTCCTGCCTGTATGTACTCGGTAAATACGCTGTAATCCACATAGGATACAAAAAGGTAAATCAGCCACCCATTAATCATTGCAGCGACCATTGTAATGAAATACCCCATGGTCAGCCCTTCCCACAAATGCAGGAATCCGTTTCCATATTTCCGGCGGTAATACCAGCAGGCACTTGCGACAAGGATAATGTAAATACCGGCATCAAAGATATGCCCGCTGCCCAGCGGCGGTATGCCGAGAAGATAAAGCGCAAGAAAAAACAGGAATGCAGCTATGCCGGCAACCGCTGCAAAAATCAGGGAAACTTTCAGGATAGGCTTACTAAAATATGCTACAATCGGATTCATATATACCACTCAAACTTGCCATTATTCGCTACCCCCACAACTTTTCCCTTCATAACCTTCCCTAAAAAGGGCGTATTCTTAGATTTTGAAAGTGTTTTATCGAAAGTCCACATTGCATCGGGATCAAAGAATGTAAGATGGGCCGGAGCTCCTACTTCTATAACATTTGGTTTCAACCTTAAAATACGCCTGGGTCCGGCTGTAAACTTTTCAACCAGCGCACCTGCACCTAATCCTGCATACATATTGGCCACTGCAAATGCGGTCTCCAACCCGGTAATACCGAAGTCTGCCTGATCAAATTCAAGGTTTTTGCTTTCCTCATCGTGCGGGCTGTGGTCAGAAACAATTGCATCGATCGTACCATCTGCCAGCCCGCCCAGCAGCGCGGCAAAGTCTTCCTCGGCCCTGAATGGCGGGTTCACTTTCAGATTGGTATCAAAACCCAGCAGATCATTGTCCCGGAATGCAAGCTGATGTGCCGCTATGTCGCACGATACGGGCAGGCCTTTTTGCTTAGCCTCCCTGATCAGCGCGACGGCCTCTTTGGTGGAAATCAGTGAAACGTGCAAAACCGGATTACCGGAATTGTACGGACTTTTTTCCAATGCATATTCCAGCAGTTTCAGGTCGCGCGTGAGCATCATTTCCTCGGCCAGCGAGGGCAAGCCTTTCATCCCGGTGAGGGTGCTCGCAACACCTTCGTGCATTTGCCCGTACAATGTTAGCTGGTGGTCCTCCGGACGGTTCATCAGCAAAGCATCCAGCGGCTGCAGGTACTGTATCGTTTTCAGTAACAAGTCGGCATTCTGCACAGAATGTTCACCATCGGTAAACGCGATGGCTCCTGCTTCATGCAGGTCAATCATTTCCGTAAAATCAACGCCCTGTGCCTTGCGCGTCACTGCGGCTGCCACATGCAGGTTCACCAGGCCTCCTCTACCCGCCTGGCGGATATAGTTGAGCGTGTCTTTGCTGTGTACTACGGGCTCGCTGTTCGGCAGAAGTACGATTTCAGTAAACCCGCCCCGGGCCGCGGCCTTTCTTACCGAGTTAAGATCTTCCTTGTGCTCAAATCCAGGGTCACGCGATGCGACACGCATATCCACCCATCCGGCCGATGCATGCAAGCCTGACGCCTGCAGTACCTGAGCTTCACCGGCTTCCAGATTTTCACCGATCTGCCGGATCAGACCGTCTTCAATCAACAGGTCTTTGATCTGACCGTCATACGGAGAAGCAGCATCGGTAATGCGTACGGAACGTATTAGTAATTTCATGTAAAAGCAGGCTTGTGCCTGATCGTTTATGTATTCGGGTTTCAAAAAAAAAGCTCCGAATGGAGCTTTTCACCTAGTATCAGGCACCTATAAATTTTTGGTAATCTTCTGCTGACATCAGCCCGTCTTCTTCACCCGGACTTGCAAGACTGATCCTCACCATCCAGCCGTTGCCGTAGGGATCGGAGTTGACAAGCTCAGGCTCACCATCGAGCTGCTCATTTATTTCCAGTACTGTACCTGCAATCGGCAGGAAAAGGTCAGACACTGTTTTCACCGCTTCAACAGAACCAAACACATCACCCTTCTGCAATGCTTCGCCTACTGTATTGATGTCCACGTACACGATGTCACCCAACTCGTTCTGTGCATGGTCCGTAATACCGATGATCGCTGTATCTCCTTCTATACGAATCCATTCGTGATCTTCTGTGTACTTAAGTTCTGACGGAAAATTCATGTCGTGTACGGATATGTTTTAAAAGCTTTGAAGCGCAAATTACAGTATGCAGGCTGTATTTTCCAAATTACTCGGCGAGATTGAACTTTAACTGCACGCCGCCCGACGTACTCGACCGGTAAAACGAATTGGACACCAGCGGATCGTTGAAAGTACGGTCAAAATAGAACTGTACGCTCAAACGGTTATTCACGGTATAGTTCACGATCGGATGCAGCTGGAAGTTGATGTTCCCCGAAATCGGGATATTCTCACCGTCAAATTTCCGCTGTATCGCCCGGGTATCGACAAACTTCAGTCCGAGCTGCATTGTCATGTCATTTTTAAGCTTCTTCTTAACCCCATTGATCTTGAAAGGCAGGGGTACATTGTTTTTTGTAAAACCAATATTTACCGTAATGTCCTGATTGAACAATTCCGCTACCTGTGCATTCGACAAGTTCAGCGCCACGGTCCGGTCACGGTTATATTCAAGCCGGGCCGTAACACGGCTCTGCGTCCTGAACTCCATTCCTACCAGCGGCTGAAACCTTTCGGAAAGCGTGATGGTGCTCATGGCAAATACCGGCACATACTGACCCAGGTCATTCAGGCGGGAAGATAGCGGATAACCCGTCACAGCCAGGTTCACGTACAATGCCTCATAGTCCAGCGATGAAGTAAAGTTTCCTACACTGTAGTTGGACATGTATTTGTGCGACAAGGTAAACGAGCTGAAAAGCCGCTTGAAAGCCGGAAGCTGCGAAAGTCCGCTGTATTTCACATCCCAGTTGGGCATCGGGAATTTCAGGAACGGATTCGTACGTACCGTATTGGGATCCTTACCGCGGTAGGCGGCAAAGAAGGACGATATCAGTACATCCTGTGAGTTCTCGTTGTACTCGCCGCCACTCAGGTTTTCGCGGTTCATCCGTTCACGTAGAATGGCCCTGTACTCCCGGAACTTGTCAAAAACAGGAGAGGAATTGTCTCTCCGCATTTTGGCAAATGCAGTTCTGAATGAAAGGAAAGACATACTGAACTGTCCGTTCCGCAAAGGGTTCTGAGATGCAAAACCGCCGGTGGAATTGGGTCGGTAAAACTCCTGGTATGCATCCTGGCGCGTCAGCCTGGCCTCTATAACCATCCTGAAATCCTTGAAAGGTTCGAGAGTTGTATTGGCAGAGAAGTTTTTGGCAATTGTTTGCTGGAAAGGCTGGTTTTGCTGCTCACTCTTGGTAATCCAGCCACGCTGCGCCGCCCTGACCTGGAAGTCACGATCCTGCCTTCCGAGTACGAAAGGAAGTCCGGGTGCATTGGAGTTATCCAATCCGAAGTACTTGGGTGCTTTCAGGTAACCTGGCAGCGCCGTCGTTTCCAGAATGGAGTAGCTTACGTTAATACCCCGTACCGTCATCAGTGTTCTCGCCAGTGTTTTCAGCAGGTCTGTTGAACGCATATCAATGTCCTCGATATCACCCGGGCTCCTTGCGAAGTTTTTGCGCACGGTATTGGGCGTATTGGCAAACTTCAGATACCGGAGCTTATTATAAAGCAGTACAAAATCCACTTTTCCCGTAACACCACGCTCGCGGCTGTTTCGGATGATATCCCCGAAAGGCAATCCCAGCGTATCTTTCAATCCCAATGCATTGGCCTGGTACTGGTATCCAACTGAATGCTTATAGTCCGCACTCACCCAGTCTGTAAGCGGAATTTTATCCAGCGGAAGGCGGTAAGTAAGGTCAATTTTCTGATCAAAATTCTTGATACGGCCCAGCTTTTTGAAGTTGTTCCATAGAGAATCCTTCTTGGCTCCCGTATTAATGTCACCTTCCGGCTCATCAATGATCGAGTTGGCTGACGCCGAGTAGGTCAGTGTCATGTTGCGGGTCAGGTTCCAGCCGAAATCATAGTACCGGTTAAACCAGAAATACTTTTCATACAAAGGCTGAATGCCGTCGGTGGTCAGGTCCGCATTGCGCAGCTGCGTTTTCAGGAACCTGCGGTCGACGTCGGTCCTCACGGAGACCATATTGGGCAGCAAAGTCAGGTTTACATCTTTGATAATGTCTGCCCACCGGCTTGTTGCTTTCCAGTTTTTAAAAGGTTCCAGAGGCTTGGGCTGGCTGCTGTATACGTAAGATATTCCCGCCTTATACATGCGCTGGTTATATTCCTGCGTCAGGATGTTCCGGCGTTTGTCATCGCTGAAGGCATACGTAAACGAGAAGTTCTCAAAATCATAGAAATGGTTCCGCGCGCCCGGCCTGGTCTTGGTCTTTCGCACATTGGAAAAATTGATTCCCCGCTTCACCTGGTTCTCTTCGACCATCCGCCTGTAACCATCCCTTTCCTCATCGCTCCGCAGGTTATCCAGTGACGTGCTTAATGGCGTATCCGGATCGAGCGGATTGAAGTGCGGCTTCACATTCCGGCGGTCGTAGCTCAGAAACAGCGGGATACTGAAACCCCAGCTTTGCGGCAGCAACTTATCCAGGGCTACATTGGTAGAGATGCCATATTCTGTCGTAAAATTCCTTGACCGCTCGCCGATTCTTTGCTGAACACTTCCAAATCCAAAAGTCTCCATCCTTCCCGACGCCGTCAGCGTTGCAAAATCAGCCAGCTTGGCATTCAGCTGAGCAATAGCCGCCATACCACCCGTATCATCAAAGCCTTCAACGTGCATTTCATCCACCCAGATACAGAACGTCTTGGTGCGCTCGTCATTGGTTTTCGGATTGCGCATTCCGATCATGATCACCTTAACTGCACTCAGGTCGGGGTTACCGACTACCGACAGGTTGTACCGTCCATCAGAAGTGCGGATTGTATACGGAATGCTCAGGTTACGGTCCAGCTGCCTGTTCCGCTCCGATTTGGCCGAAATCAGGTCTGCCAGTGCAATATTAATCTCATTCTGCTCCGGCCAGATATCCTCGGAAGTGGAAGCCGAAGGGAGCGTTGCTTTGAGGGATGCAAGGTCGATCTCGTAATAGTTTTGTGTAAGGTCAGTACCGATACGCATGAATGCGCCCACCATGTTGTCTTCGCTGAGCTCATTCTGCATGTGGACGTACATTCTGAGGCGCTTGCGGAAAAGCAGGTCAAGGTTTACGTTTTTATAGACTGCACGCGAATCACCATCACGAAGGTCGGTCACGCAAAGGCTCATGGATTGTTCATTGAGCAGCAAAGGAGGGCGCTGGGTATTATCCTGGTCGCGCACCCATCCCGGGGGAATCTGGTAGAGGTACTTGTTGGCACCGCCGTTATTCTGGCTGTTTTCTTCAATGCTTACGGTTCCAACAGTAAACTTGGCATCATACGGCTCAGGTACCTCCTGCAATCCGGGTGAGTCCAGGTTATAGGTGTATTTACGATATTGCTGACCCACCATTTGAAGCTGTGCAAAACGCAGTACAACCGGCTGCTGGAAATCGGTAAGGTACATACGCATAAACCGGATCGACTTAAAGCCGCTCATATTACCAACTACACCCGAAAATTCCTTGATAGGAACCCTGAACAAGTACCAGTTCTGACCGTCGGCTTCGGTCTTATCCACAATATATCCATTGCCCACGGCGAGCTGGCCGGGACGCAGGTTTACTTCGTACTCGTAGTATGACTCATTATCATTGATCGTATTATCAACGTTCATATCCTCTCCGTCGGGCACATTGGTAGAGGCGGGTGTTACGTCGGTAGCTCTTCCCTGACTTTCCGGAGAGTTGTTCTCCATGCCCATATAGTTTTTATATCGCTGCAAAACCTTTGCATCGGCAGCATCCAGGTCAGGTCCCAGAAAAAACTGAAAATCATCACCGGAAGGGTCATTCAGGATCAGCTGCCTTGCTTCGGGGGTAAGGTTTGCGGGCAGGCGGTTGATATATTGCTGGAAAAATGTCCGCTCGTCGGCACTGTTCAATCCATCCAGACCAATATCCTGCCTCTCGCGGGCACCCGACTCATTACTGAATGCATTGATCAGGTACTGCGACTTGGTAACATATCCCCAGGCTGTGGAATCCACATTTACACCGATCTGCCTGTCCACAATCGGCAAGCCATTTTCAAAATTGTAGCGCTCATCCGGAATAACATCTTCCGAAATATCCCCGAGGTTAAATACCAGCTTACCACCGGTTGTATTGTTCCGGTCTTCGGTACCATCGCGAACCTTGCCGTTTTCTCCTGCAATGAAAGGATCCAGCATCCAGAACTCAATGCTTTCAATGTTGGCATTGTCAAAATCATTATCCGAAGTAATAGCCCGGCTGATTGCCCCAAAGTTCTGACGTGGGTTTTTAAGCCGGCCATTCTGATCAATGTCGGTATTATAGTTATACATCCCCTTTTCGCTCGGATAGTAAGCAATGTCCAGGATGTTCTGGGGGTATGTTACCAAACCTGCAATCGGCCGGTTCGGGAAGATTTCGTTAGGGAGGTAAAGTCTCTCGTAAAAATTCTTGCGGTCGTTTTCATTAATATTGGCAGGTGGCTCATATCCGCCTCCCAGTCCCTGCGCTCCACCGAAAATATTGTCTACGGTATAAGCAGATATTTTGGCGCGCTTGTAACCGTAGTCGAGGTTTGTCGCGCTTGCATTGGTACGGAAAGATGGCGGAACAGACGCAAGCCGCCACTTTTGTGGCTGACGCGACAGGTCATAGATGGTACGCGCCGCTTCAAAATCGTCCACCAGCGAGCGGTTATTCACATCTTTGGAAACGCCCGGCAATAATTTGGCAAATTCACCCTTGAACTGGATGCTCGACATTTCTTTAGTTTGCAGCAGGGGCAGCTTGTCAAGCAGCTTGGTCAGGAAAGGCACATCTTTCCGGAAATTGATATCGAAACCAAGCATGGTATTGTTCACCGGCTCATTGCCTATGGATACCCGGCTCAGGAATCCTGCGGTACGTTCCCGGTACTTAATGGCTGTCAAGCCTATGCTCATATCCCGGTTAACCACATAGTCCAGACGTGTACCCAGCAGTGAGCGGATCTGGTTCTGGAACATATCAGGACGTTCGTATTCAATCACGATCTCCCTGCCCGAATTAAGTACACTGCTGTTGAGCAACCTTACACGACCTAATTGGGCTTCCACGATATAGTCCGAACCTGCGGCCAGCGGCACGCCGCCGGAAGTTACCGTTACCGAAGTTTCGAGTACGCCAAAAGGCAGCTGCACCTCCGCGCCGCCGCTGGACTGATAAGTACCTTTGAGATAAAACTTATTGCGCTCGGTCACCTGCTGCGCATCGATCATGGTAGTCCGGTACAGCTCATTGAAGACATACTTACTACGGAACTGGTCTTCACCGGCACCAAACTTGCGGGAGAGTGTGGAGCCGAAGGGTTCGAGCACCGGGAATATGATGCGGCCGGATCTGCTGTCTACCGTAATGCCATCCACGAAGTCAAAATTTCCATCCGGTTGCAGGTCATTTACCGGATTTAGCCGGTCTAATCCCATCAGACGGACCAATGGAATGTTGGCAATACTACTTTCCTGAAGGTTAGGGTTGTCAATACCGGTAATATCATCTTTATAAATGATGCGCAGCTGGAAACCCTGTTTTTCTATGGAGCTCGTACCGAGCGAGTAGATGTTTTTCATCATCAGATCCCACATCGGCAGTTTGGTATTATTGCGGATCGTCGATGATTTCAGCAATTTCAATGCAATTACTTCATCGTCCTGACGTGCCTGGTAATCCTCGGTCAACTCCCCTACTTTAAAGGACCGGCCATTAAGTGTATATTCATAAGAAACCCCCAGTACTTCGTCGTTCCGCAATGCATTGGTCAAAGAAATATAGCCTAACTGCGGATTGAAAGTATAGTCGCGGTCGGCTACAAGGCGTTTGGCTCCGCGCAATAATTCATAATCCAGTGTTTTCTCGAAACCCAGACTGATAATTGCCGCATTGGTATTGTCCACATTCCTGAAAGCGGCATTGTCCGTCAGGCTTTTGTATAAACCATTGGCTGCATTGTCAGCCGGCGATGTCGAGCGGATCGGCTGCACGCTCGGATTCGCAGCCTTGTAAGGTGCGGGCTCCCCCAGATCCGCAAAGCCTACCACATTGCGCAGTGATTCCGTCGTTGTTGTGCGGTTTGTTACATACACTTCCAGGCGGGTTACGGTAACACCGGAAGTAATGGTAGGGGTATTCTGCAGGGATGCTTCGTATTTGTTCCGGAAATACTGCGAAAGGAAGAAGTTCCGGTTTTCGTCGTAAGTATCTGCTTTAAGCTCGAAGTCACGGCTTTGCGCGCCGCCCCTCAGTACAATCCGCTCTTTGCTTGACTTTTGCTGGGAGGCAACAAATGTTGCATTCAGACGGCCGAACTGAAAGTCCGTTTTCAGACCGAAAAGGTTTTGTACACCGGGAATCAGCTGGCTGTTGATGGCCCAGTTGATGTTACCCGCCTCAATTTTCTTAATGAAGCTCTCTTCGGGATTCTTATAATTCAGCTTGATTGCATTTTCAAAGTTGAAGTTGGCCTTGGTATCAAAGTTGGTTTGAAAACCCAGCATATCGCCCAGCCTGGCGTCAAAATTGATGCTGATCTGCTCGTTGAAAATAAACTGCGTGTTCCTGCGCTGACGAATCGGTATCGCAGGGTTATCCAGGAACTGGTGCATTAGCCCCAGATCCAGGGACACAAAGCCCGTGGGTTTAAAATCAATGAAATCATCGCCCAGCAACTTGGAAATTGCGGGCGGTACGTCAAGCTTGGGAAGCAAGCCCCGCGCACCCATTGCACTGGTACCATCCTGCCTGCTGGCATACTCCCGCAACAAGCTTCTGAACGCACGGTCCTCCTGAATTTTGTCATAGGTATTCAGGTCCATACGCTCCGGGGCACGGTAATTAAGCGTACCCGAGGGAGTCTGTATTTTCTCGGTAATTGCAACTTTACCGGTACTGTCCAGCGTAATGTTAGTTGAGATATTGGAAGGATCGCGCAGGTAGAAAGGCGACCTTGGGCGGGGGGCTACTACCTTATTGTTGTAATAGTCCTTCCAGCGCATAATAAGCTGGCTTCCGGAGCGGTCTATGCTCCTTCTGGTGGTGTCACCCACAGTATCTGCTTCGGCTGCCCACTCTATGGGTTGGGCGGAGGAAGTAGTATCCCCTTCACCGGAAACGTTAGCCAGTAATACTGCTCCCGCCGAAACTGTGAGTGTCTTGAATAAAAATGAGTAAATCGTTGACGACAAGGTAGTATACTAATTAAAGCAGGTTGGCTACATTTAAATCTATCAAAGCGATTTTACTTTCGTAAAGTTTTCCCCAATGTCATGTTAATTCCGGTTAACGAAGTGCTAGTTTAATCAAATTCTCTACTGTAAGCTCATGCCCCTCGCGCTTGATAATTGCGTCGAGGCTTTTCTCGGCAGTGGCCTTCGGGATACCTAAGGTTACCAATGCAGCGAGTGCTTCACTTTTTAATGTTCCGGCATGATGATCCGCTGGTTTCAGACCTGTTGAAGTAAGGTCTTCCCTGCGGATTTTGTCCCGCAATTCGAGGATAACACGTTGAGCAGTTTTGGATCCGATTCCTTTAATCGACTGGATCAGGCGCAGGTTTTCGTCTAAAATACCTTGCCTGATTTCGGACGAAGAAAGTGAAGACAGCATGACCAAAGCGGTCGAGGGACCTACCCCGGAAATTCCGATCAGATCCAGGAACAACTTCTTTTCGTCGTTCCCCCAAAAACCATAAAGAATGTGGGCGTCTTCCCGTATACTAAGGTACGTCACAAGTTTGCAACGTTCGCCCAGCTCCGGGAGTGATGTGTAGGTTTGCAACGAAATACGAACCTCATAGCCCAATCCATTTACGTCGATGATCGCGTAAGCCGGATCTTTGTAGACTACTGTTCCGTTAACGTAAGCAATCATAAAAATAGTATGTGTGTGTAATACGCTTGTTCACTAGGATGATATGATGAGTCGCTGACCTGGTTTAATGGAGTTTCCACGAATTCTGTTCTTCTTTTTCAGCTGCCCGATTTCGAGCCCGTAGCGCTGGGAAATGATCCAGAGTGTATCTCCCTTCTGTACGGTATGATAACGCTTTTTAGTATGCCGGTTGTGCGAAATGGTTGCTACTTTCGGCTTTTCGGGCTCTGCCGAAGCAACTCTGGTGCGCGGCTCGGCCACTTTTACTTCTTTCCAGAGCACAAGCCGCTGACCGCGGTTGATAGAGCTGCGGCGAAGGTGGTTCCATTTTTTCAGTTCAGATACCGTTACATGGTACTTTCTTGAAATGGACATCAGTGTTTCGCCCCGGCGCACTGTATGTGACGACTTACGCGTTCTGCTGACGGCGGATGGTTCATCTTCTTCCTCATCCACATCAGCGGAGGCTACGGAAGCATAAGGAAATGCAGTTGCAGCACGTCCCAGGGAGTCTGTCCCGGTACTGTCGGCACGCGCCAGCATCACAGCAGGAAGCAGACCGTTTTTCCTCGTACAAGCACTCATGATGGTATCACGGTTGCTCACAAAGTAAGTATACTGCACGCTGGGCACTTTCAGAATAAAATCACGCGTTTGCTCCGGAAGGCTTGTTTTGGTAATTTGCGGATTAAGCTTCCTGATTTCCTCGAAGTTCATGCCGCTCTGCTGGCAGAATGATAACAGGTCAATGTACCCGTTCACATGAATCGTATCATGCGGGACCGGAAACTCGGTATTTTCAGGATAAATACCGTGGTCTGCACCATAGTTCATCATATAGTTCATGGCCACATACTGAGGTACATACGACCGTGTCTCACGTGGAAGAACATTATAGATCGTCCAGAAAGTAGTGCCACGCGAGCGGCGCATGGCCCTTTTTACATTTCCCGGGCCCGTGTTATACGAAGCGAGTGCAAGTTCCCAGTCACCGAAAATGTTATATAGCTGTTTCAGATAAAGGCAGGCAGCTTCGGTGGCCTTTGCAGGTTCAAAACGTTCATCTACATATTTATCCTGGTACAATCCGAACTCCCTGCCTGTCGCTGGCATAAACTGCCACAACCCGCCTGCCCTCGCATGAGAAATGATGGTCGGGTTGAGCCCCGACTCAATCATGGAAAGATACTTCAGCTCAGTTGGCAGACCATGTTTCTGAAGGGCTTTTTCAAACATCGGGAAGTATAGGGGCATACGCTCCATGACCATCCGCGTAAAATGGGCCTTTTTATAAATGAAATATTCTACAAACTCGTGGGAAGACTTGTGGTAAGTAAGAGGAATGGACTTTTCAAGCTTGGCAAAACGTGCCCTCAAAAGCTTTTCGGGTATAGCCGGGTTTTCACCAATCTCTTCAACTTCCGGGAGATAAGGCATAATGGCCGTTTCTTCCTGGCTTACTGCTTCAAATGTATCGGGCTCAACTTCCAACTGCTCCTGCGGAACAAACGCCCTTGCCGGCATATTCCAAACTCCAACACAGATGGCCCCGAGCCACAACACTTTTTTTGAAATCCTCATCAATAAATGTTTTTTGAAGGTTAATCAATTTCCGGTTTTTCGATGGCTACTACCTGCTGACGACTTACAGATAAAAATTCCGTCATAATTTTCGGCTTCCCGAGAATTTGTTCGTGAAATAGAATAATCTCTACTACATTTCTGATTACCCTGTAAAGCTATTTTTACGCGCTTTGTGGCTTTTTTATCACACCTATATGCTGGCATGATTATTTTGTTTAATGCAGTGTATGTTGCGTGTGTACTCAAATTTGTCAAATGAAACGTTAGCAGTTTGGTGATCTGCTAACATGATTCTATCAGTGCTTTAAGCCGAGACTCTCCAGGTAGCTGGCAAATGCCAGCATGTTTTTCTCGCCAAAATAAGGAGCCATGAC harbors:
- a CDS encoding lytic transglycosylase domain-containing protein, with the protein product MRISKKVLWLGAICVGVWNMPARAFVPQEQLEVEPDTFEAVSQEETAIMPYLPEVEEIGENPAIPEKLLRARFAKLEKSIPLTYHKSSHEFVEYFIYKKAHFTRMVMERMPLYFPMFEKALQKHGLPTELKYLSMIESGLNPTIISHARAGGLWQFMPATGREFGLYQDKYVDERFEPAKATEAACLYLKQLYNIFGDWELALASYNTGPGNVKRAMRRSRGTTFWTIYNVLPRETRSYVPQYVAMNYMMNYGADHGIYPENTEFPVPHDTIHVNGYIDLLSFCQQSGMNFEEIRKLNPQITKTSLPEQTRDFILKVPSVQYTYFVSNRDTIMSACTRKNGLLPAVMLARADSTGTDSLGRAATAFPYASVASADVDEEEDEPSAVSRTRKSSHTVRRGETLMSISRKYHVTVSELKKWNHLRRSSINRGQRLVLWKEVKVAEPRTRVASAEPEKPKVATISHNRHTKKRYHTVQKGDTLWIISQRYGLEIGQLKKKNRIRGNSIKPGQRLIISS